From the genome of Corallococcus macrosporus DSM 14697:
GAATCAGCGGGGAGGACCTCCAGTTCGACCCCGAGAAACTCGCCCACCTCTACGAGGACGAGACTACCTACCAGCTCAGGTGCACCTTCAAGCTGGACGGGACCGTCACGGGCTGCCGCATCCTCAGGCCATTGCTGCCCCTGGACGCGGAGAACCGCGCGCGCATCAAGCAGTGGCGCTTCAAGCCGGCCCTCTACAAGGACAAGCCCGTCGCGACGACCTGCACGCTCTTCGGCGCGCTGAAGCCCCGGCCGTCGAACTGAAGCGCGCGGCCGCCGGAGGTCACCTGCTCCGGCGGCGCGGCTCACTTCTCCGCGGGCTCCAGCCCGTGGTCGTCCGGCACCGCGCCACTGGCGCCCGTTGACTCGGGGACGGCGGGCGCCGGCGCGACCACCGGCCTGGGCGCTTCACGCGCCCGCTTCGCCTCACGCAGGGCCGCGGTGGCCGCCGCCTTCCGGCCCAGCGACTTCTCCCGCTTCGCCAGCGCCTCCCAGAGCTCCGGCGCGTCCGGGTGCAACACCACGCCCGCGCGCAGCAGGCCCGCGGCCACCGAGGTGGACGGCACGGTGTAGAGCCGCTTCAGGAAGTTCTTGGGCGCCAGCGCCAGGGCCCCCTGCGGCGTGGACACGGCCTCGCGCAGGTGCGGCAACACCACCGCCTCCGGGTTCGCCGCGAGCAGCGCCTCGGCCAGCGCCCAGCGCGCATCCACTCCGCGGGGCTGGAGCTCCACGGCACGCTCCAGCCAACGCCGCCGGGCCGCCGGCTGCTTGCGCCACGCATGGCCATCCGCGATGCGCAGCAGCTCGTCCGAATAGTCCGGGTGGAAGCCCGGTGACGCGGCCACCGACTCGCGCACCGCGGCCCAGTGCGGCTCCGGGTTCTTCTCCTCGTCCAGGCGCACCCGCCGGAGCGCGGGGAGCTGCGTGCGCTTCCAGGCCGCGGAGAGGCGGAGGACGTCCGCCCGCAGCGGCGCGCCGAAGCGCTCCGGCTCGGGCACCTGCTGGGCGTCACACGCGGCCAGGTAGTCCGAGAAGAAGGCCAGCGGCCCCTCGACGGCATAGGCCTTCAGCCGTTCGGCGCCGTGCAGCTTCTCCAGCGTGCGGGCCATGTGCGCGCCGGCGTGGATGAAGGCGGCGCCCTGGCGCGGCTCATGCCCGCTCCGGACGCGCTCCAGCGCCCCCCGCGCGTCCCGGCCTATCTCCTTCCGGTTCAGCAGCGCGGAGACGCGGGTGAAGGCGCCCGGCAGGTCCGACGCCGGCGGCAGCGCGCCCGGGCCGCGCGTGGCCCACTGGTGGTACGCCAGCCCATAGCTGGCGACGCGGCTCAGCCCTTCGTACACCACCGCGTCCACCGGGTCCGCGACATAGGCCTCGCGGCGCGTGACGGCGTCATCCACCAGGTGCTCCATCAAGCGGATGGACAACCGGCGCATGCGGCGGGCCTCGCCCTCCACGTTGGTCGCCAGGGCAATCACCGTGTCCTCGGCGGGGAGCATCACCAGCATCGTGCTCGTCTCGGGCTGGCCGCCCGCGTGGGCCACCACGTAGTGGCCGCGTACCGGGTAGGTGGCGAAGCCCATGCCGTAGTCGGTGAGGCGCCCGTCGGTGGTGGCCATGGACGTCTGCATCCGGCCCATCGTCTCGCGAGTCACCAGCGTGTGGGCCAGCACCGCGCGGCCGAAGGCCAGCATGTCCCCCACGGTGGCGCGGGTGCCGCCCCCGGCGAAGCGGCTGGACACGTCGAGGAAGCGCGACGGCCTCAGCGCGCCGCCGAGCACCCGGTACCCCTTGGCCTGGTGCGCATCGCGCGTGGCCATGACGTCCAGGTCGGCGTGGTGCATGCCCGCGGGCGCGAAGAGGTGCTCGCGCAGGTAGTCGCGGTAGGACTGGCCGGAGGCCTTCTGCACCGCCGCGCCCAGCAGGTTGTAGCCCCACGTCGTGTACAGGTAGCGGGTGCGCGGCTCGAAGGCGAGCGGCTTGCCCGCGAAGACGGCGATGGCAGCCTTCGTGCTCAGGACCTTCGTGTTGCGGCTGGAGGCAAACCCGTCATAGGTGGGCACGCCACTCACGTGCCCCAGCAAGTCCCGCACGGTGACGGGCCACTGCCTGGCGGGATAGTTCTCCACCAGGGTGGAGATGTCCGCGTCCAGGCTCAGCTTGCCCTGCTCCACCAACTGGAGCACCGCCACCGCGGTGAAGGACTTGGTGACGGACGCCATGCGGTAGGTGGTGCGCGGCGTCGCGGGCAGCTTGCGGGCCACGTCGCGGAGGCCATAGGCACACACCCAGCGCTCCGCGCCGCGCGTCACCCCCACGGACAGCCCCGCGACGGGCCCCTGGGACAGCTCGGCCCGGACGACCGCGTCCAGCGCGCCGCGCACCTCCGCGGAGAAGGCCCGGGGGACCTGCTCCGGGTCCAGCCCGGCGGGCTCGCACGTCATCTCCAGCGCGGGCCGGGGCGCGGCCAGCGACGCGGGCGCCGCGAGCCCCAGGAGCGCCATGGCCCCATACCGCACGAACGCGAGTCTCATGGCGTGACCTCCGCGCTGGGCTGGGCCGCTCCGGGCGTGGGCATCACCGCCGCGACACCGCGCGCGGGCGGCGGCGCCTCCACATAGGCGCGCAGCAGCGCGTCGGTGACCAGGTGGCCCAGCACGTCCAGCCCCGCGCCGCGCGGGTGCACCAGGTCGTCATGCATGAAGCCAGACGCGTGGAAGCGCGCCAGCGCCCCCTCGCCGCCCATGGCGGCGTAGAAGTCGAAGAAGGCGCACCCCTCGGCGAGCGCGACCTCCCGCTCGGCGGCGTTGACCGCCTCCAGCGAGGGACGCTGCGTCAGCGCCTGGGCCTTCGCGCCCGGCCCCTTCACCGCGTCCATGGGGCCCACCAGCAGGCACGCGCTCCCGGGCGCCGCCTCGCGCGCGCGGCGGAGCAGCGCGCTCAAGTCCGCGCGCAGCTTCTCCATGTCCAGGCGCTTCCATTCGATGCGCTTGGACTCGTTGCCGCCCAGGAAGAAGACGAGCAGCCTGGGCGCGCGCTGGGCGAGCTGGGACTTCAGCGCGGCGCCGTCGACGCGCGCATAGAGGCCGGCGTCCGACGAAGGCACCCCCAACATGTCCAGGACGATGCCGGGCCGCGCGTGCTGCAACACCACGCCCTGCACCACCGCGCCCTGGCTCTCGGCCACCACCTCCAGCGTCCGCGCGCCCTCGGGCAGCTCGAAGTGGGTGGCGCGCGAAGCCCCGCTCCCCGTGGGCTCGGTCCTCGCAAGCACCTCGCCGCCGCTGGAGATGCTGAGCGCGCCCGCGTCCGGCACGTCCAGCCACCACAGCGCGCCGCGTGGCTCGCCGTCCAACGTGAAGCGGCTGCGCGCCTTGGCGCGGGTGGCCAGGTGATACACGCCGGTGATGCCAAAGGCATGCGGCGGCGCGCGCAGCTCGCCCAGGGTGCGCGGCTGCCACCCGCTGGCGCTGGCGCTGGTGCGGCCACGCCCGCCATAGGGGGCCATGCGGTCCACCAGCAACAGCCCGCGGCCCGCGCTCCCGAACGCCTCGGACAAGTCGTCACGCAGGACGTCCACGATGCGGTCCCCGGCAATCAACGAGTTGCCGAAGGCCTCGATGACCACGGGCTCCGTCTCCGTGCCCATGGCCAGCCCGTCCAGTGACGCGAAGAAGGGCGCCAGCGCCGTGCGCGCGCAGCCGTTGCCCAGGGGCGCCACGCAGGGGTCTTCCACGTTCGCGCCGGGCGCGCCCAGCTTCTCCGCCAGGGCCCGCAGCTGCGCGGTCCGCGCGGGCCGGGCCGGCAGCTCCCGCCGGAACGCGGGCGCGGGCGGCGGCGGGGGGGGCGGCGCCACGGGGAGCGCGACTGGCTCCGTTCGCTCGGGAGCAGGGGAAGGGGCGGCGCGAGACGAGGACCCGATGTCACAGGCGGTCAACAAGCCACCGAGCAGGACCGGCACCCAGGTCCGCCGGCCGCCCCGCCCGACTTCCAAATGCGTCATGTAGGCGGCAGCGTAGACGAAAGCCCCTGGGTCCGCATGTTCCCGGCGGGTGTCTCCCCGCCTGCTGGAAGAGCGGCCCCGCGGCACGCACTCCGCGTTCCTTGCCGCGGCGAAATGGGTGCCCGTGAGTCAACGCAAGTTGTTGGAGAAACGGCCCGGCGCAAATGCAAGGTCAAGCCCCGAACATCCTCCCTTCACTTGCGACCGGGATACCCCAAATTATCCGCGCCCTCTTATGGAGAAACGGAACAACAGGGTCGCCAACTGGACGCGCCTGCACCGACGGTTCGGCGACCACGTGCGCAAGCTCCGGACGACCCGGGAGCTCACGCAGGAAGCCCTCGCGGAGCGCAGCGACCTGTCCGTGGACGCCATCCGCCGGATTGAACGTGGTTCGTTCTCTCCCTCCCTGGACACCCTCGGGAAGCTCGCCAAGGGGCTCGACGTGTCGCTGAAGACGCTCTTCCAGGGCTTCGAGCGCGAACGCTCCAACGCCGTGGCGGAGATTTGCGACTTCCTCTCCCTGCGCTCGGGCCGCGAGGTGGAGCTGGCCTGGCGCGTCATCCAGGCGATGTTCGAGGAGCGCTGAGGCCCGCCCGGCCCCGTCACGCCCCCATCACCCTGCGTCGGTACACCACGATTCGCGGCCCATGGAGGGCCGCGACGTGGCGGTCCTTCACAGGAGCAATCATGAACACGCTGACGAAGTTCCTCGCCGGTGCCTCCTTTCTCTTCGCGCTCACCTTCGCCCCTGGCGCGCAGGCGCAGGAGTGCTACGCGGTCTGTGACTGCTCGAAGCCGTGCAACACGCCCTGCCAGGATGGCGGCGAGCGCTCGCGGTGCGGCACCTCGGGCTACTCCTGCCTCGGCCAATGCGCGAAGAACGACCCGCAGGCCTCCGTGAGCGACAAGAAGGCGTCCGACGAGGCCGCGCCCGCGTGCGGCCAGCAGCAGACGGACCAGGCCTCGGAAGAAGCCGAGAGCTGAGCCCGGCGGCGGGCTTTCCAGGGGGTCAGGACGTTCCCACCCGGCCTGACCTCCGCGGTCCGACCTCCCCCCCACAGGTCGCTTTGAGGGCGCGCCAACCGGGGTGGTAGCGTGCGGCGCCTGATGACCGCGCTGATGAATCGAGTCGCGAGCCTGCTGTGGACCCTGACGGTCCTCGCGGTGGTGGGTGGCGCCGGCGTGTGGGCCTACCGGCACGCCGCGCTGGACGCCACCACGCTGCTCCAGGAAGGCGGGCGCTACCTCTCCGCCGCGGTGACGCCGCTCCTCGCCGGGAGCGCGGCCCTGGCCTTCGGGCTGAGCCAAGGCTCCGGCGTGGTGGCCCGCCGCGCGCGGCACCGGCCCGCGCCGTCGAAGCCGCTGCCCACCGGCCCCAGCCTCTCCCCGCTGGAGGTCCTCACCCACGACACGGCCACCGCCGTCAGGACGCTGCTGGTGGATTTGGGGCAGCGGCTGCGCCGCATCGCCGCGAAGCCGGACCCGGACATCATCGGCTTCAAGAACCTGCTGATGGACGGCGCCATCCGCCTGGGCGCCAGCGACATCCACATCCACCCCCTGGAGGCGGGCACGCGCATCGCCTTCCGCATGCACGGCGTGCTGGAGGAGGTGCTCTCCTTCCCGCGCGAGCACCACGCGCGGCTCATCAACCGCATCAAGGTGCTCGCGAAGCTGCCGCTGTATGACTTGGACAAGCCCCAGGACGGGCACTTCCCGTGGACCACGCAGGACGGCCCCGCGGACATCCGCGTGTCCATCCTCCCCACCAACCACGGCCCCGCGGTGGCGCTGCGCATCGCCCGCACCGGCGTGCGGCTGCCGCAGCTCCCGGCGCTCGGCTTCCCCGAAGCGCTGCTCACGAAGTACCAGGAGCTGCTCGCGCTGCCGCAGGGCCTCATCCTGGTGGCGGGCGCCACCGGCAGCGGCAAGACGACGTCGCTGTATGCCTCGCTGGGCCACATCCAGCAGTCGCGCGGCGAGCTCACGCGCATCGCCACCATCGAGGACCCCATCGAGTTCGACGTCCCCCTCTTCGCCCAGACGCAGGTCAACGCCGCCCAGGGCTTCACCTTCGCGCAGGGCCTGCGCGCGGTGCTGCGGCAGGACCCCAACGTCATCATGGTGGGCGAGATTCGCGACTCGGAGACGGCGCGCACCGCCATCCAGGCGGGGCTCAGCGGCCACCTGCTGCTCAGCACCATCCACGCCAACTCCGCCGCCGGCGCCTTCAACCGCCTCATCGACATGGGCGTGGAGCCCTTCCTCCTCGCCTCCGCGACGGCCGCCACGCTCTCCCAGCGCCTGGTGCGCAGCCTCTGTCCGCACTGCCGCGCCCCGCAGCCGCTGACGCCCGAGGAGGCGGTGCGGCTGGACGCGGCCGGCATCGCGCGCGGGAACTTCTTCGGGCCCGTGGGCTGCGAGCGCTGCGAGGGCAGC
Proteins encoded in this window:
- a CDS encoding helix-turn-helix domain-containing protein, with product MEKRNNRVANWTRLHRRFGDHVRKLRTTRELTQEALAERSDLSVDAIRRIERGSFSPSLDTLGKLAKGLDVSLKTLFQGFERERSNAVAEICDFLSLRSGREVELAWRVIQAMFEER
- a CDS encoding serine hydrolase domain-containing protein; the protein is MRLAFVRYGAMALLGLAAPASLAAPRPALEMTCEPAGLDPEQVPRAFSAEVRGALDAVVRAELSQGPVAGLSVGVTRGAERWVCAYGLRDVARKLPATPRTTYRMASVTKSFTAVAVLQLVEQGKLSLDADISTLVENYPARQWPVTVRDLLGHVSGVPTYDGFASSRNTKVLSTKAAIAVFAGKPLAFEPRTRYLYTTWGYNLLGAAVQKASGQSYRDYLREHLFAPAGMHHADLDVMATRDAHQAKGYRVLGGALRPSRFLDVSSRFAGGGTRATVGDMLAFGRAVLAHTLVTRETMGRMQTSMATTDGRLTDYGMGFATYPVRGHYVVAHAGGQPETSTMLVMLPAEDTVIALATNVEGEARRMRRLSIRLMEHLVDDAVTRREAYVADPVDAVVYEGLSRVASYGLAYHQWATRGPGALPPASDLPGAFTRVSALLNRKEIGRDARGALERVRSGHEPRQGAAFIHAGAHMARTLEKLHGAERLKAYAVEGPLAFFSDYLAACDAQQVPEPERFGAPLRADVLRLSAAWKRTQLPALRRVRLDEEKNPEPHWAAVRESVAASPGFHPDYSDELLRIADGHAWRKQPAARRRWLERAVELQPRGVDARWALAEALLAANPEAVVLPHLREAVSTPQGALALAPKNFLKRLYTVPSTSVAAGLLRAGVVLHPDAPELWEALAKREKSLGRKAAATAALREAKRAREAPRPVVAPAPAVPESTGASGAVPDDHGLEPAEK
- a CDS encoding GspE/PulE family protein, whose translation is MNRVASLLWTLTVLAVVGGAGVWAYRHAALDATTLLQEGGRYLSAAVTPLLAGSAALAFGLSQGSGVVARRARHRPAPSKPLPTGPSLSPLEVLTHDTATAVRTLLVDLGQRLRRIAAKPDPDIIGFKNLLMDGAIRLGASDIHIHPLEAGTRIAFRMHGVLEEVLSFPREHHARLINRIKVLAKLPLYDLDKPQDGHFPWTTQDGPADIRVSILPTNHGPAVALRIARTGVRLPQLPALGFPEALLTKYQELLALPQGLILVAGATGSGKTTSLYASLGHIQQSRGELTRIATIEDPIEFDVPLFAQTQVNAAQGFTFAQGLRAVLRQDPNVIMVGEIRDSETARTAIQAGLSGHLLLSTIHANSAAGAFNRLIDMGVEPFLLASATAATLSQRLVRSLCPHCRAPQPLTPEEAVRLDAAGIARGNFFGPVGCERCEGSGYLGRTALYEMLVISQAIRDAVNAKVPSSRIQEIAVQEGMVPLLAAGVERARTGDTSLREVFRVVGG
- a CDS encoding SGNH/GDSL hydrolase family protein; this translates as MTHLEVGRGGRRTWVPVLLGGLLTACDIGSSSRAAPSPAPERTEPVALPVAPPPPPPPAPAFRRELPARPARTAQLRALAEKLGAPGANVEDPCVAPLGNGCARTALAPFFASLDGLAMGTETEPVVIEAFGNSLIAGDRIVDVLRDDLSEAFGSAGRGLLLVDRMAPYGGRGRTSASASGWQPRTLGELRAPPHAFGITGVYHLATRAKARSRFTLDGEPRGALWWLDVPDAGALSISSGGEVLARTEPTGSGASRATHFELPEGARTLEVVAESQGAVVQGVVLQHARPGIVLDMLGVPSSDAGLYARVDGAALKSQLAQRAPRLLVFFLGGNESKRIEWKRLDMEKLRADLSALLRRAREAAPGSACLLVGPMDAVKGPGAKAQALTQRPSLEAVNAAEREVALAEGCAFFDFYAAMGGEGALARFHASGFMHDDLVHPRGAGLDVLGHLVTDALLRAYVEAPPPARGVAAVMPTPGAAQPSAEVTP
- a CDS encoding energy transducer TonB — translated: MHLPGLVSLLLLSAPALAAEPAAQPPAPTSQAQDKAAFEAELQRNLEAIDKMVDSNTLLPCGNPPLRPVRISGEDLQFDPEKLAHLYEDETTYQLRCTFKLDGTVTGCRILRPLLPLDAENRARIKQWRFKPALYKDKPVATTCTLFGALKPRPSN